One Aegilops tauschii subsp. strangulata cultivar AL8/78 chromosome 7, Aet v6.0, whole genome shotgun sequence genomic window carries:
- the LOC109768127 gene encoding uncharacterized protein isoform X2, whose protein sequence is MALRTLMARVRTSAAALRLQTPALSFSPLPGGRPNLHSAAAAAPRLPPPAGGRPCFISTRNLRTRINLESASKEELEREASFLREQINEFVDRIHKEKERSDLIKKDLWASLKRMACCAAVVKVITLVIPYKLAEEDEVMDMN, encoded by the exons ATGGCGCTACGCACCCTCATGGCGAGGGTGCGGACTTCCGCCGCTGCACTCCGCCTCCAGACGCCGGCCCTCAGCTTCTCCCCTCTGCCCGGCGGCCGCCCCAACCtccactccgccgccgccgccgccccccgcctCCCCCCGCCGGCCGGCGGCCGTCCCTGCTTCATCTCCACCAGGAATCTG CGCACAAGAATTAACTTGGAATCAGCTAGCAAAGAGGAGCTCGAACGTGAGGCAAGCTTCTTAAGGGAACAGATCAATGAGTTTGTGGACCGTATTCA CAAGGAGAAGGAGAGGTCTGATCTAATCAAGAAGGATCTTTGGGCTTCTCTGAAGCGTATGGCCTGTTGTGCTGCTGTGGTGAAAGTCATAACGCTTGTCATTCCTTATAAACTAGCGGAAGAAGATGAGGTGATGGATATGAACTAG
- the LOC109768127 gene encoding uncharacterized protein isoform X1 — MALRTLMARVRTSAAALRLQTPALSFSPLPGGRPNLHSAAAAAPRLPPPAGGRPCFISTRNLIVSLCYFTQSLHKQIMSATRFQGYVCLSPGCIDIETTPSDPNQLTQPLYNIRTRINLESASKEELEREASFLREQINEFVDRIHKEKERSDLIKKDLWASLKRMACCAAVVKVITLVIPYKLAEEDEVMDMN, encoded by the exons ATGGCGCTACGCACCCTCATGGCGAGGGTGCGGACTTCCGCCGCTGCACTCCGCCTCCAGACGCCGGCCCTCAGCTTCTCCCCTCTGCCCGGCGGCCGCCCCAACCtccactccgccgccgccgccgccccccgcctCCCCCCGCCGGCCGGCGGCCGTCCCTGCTTCATCTCCACCAGGAATCTG ATAGTTTCCCTTTGCTATTTCACACAATCCCTGCACAAACAAATCATGTCGGCCACTAGGTTCCAGGGATATGTTTGCTTGTCTCCTGGGTGTATTGATATTGaaactactccctccgatccGAATCAATTGACGCAGCCTCTGTATAACATt CGCACAAGAATTAACTTGGAATCAGCTAGCAAAGAGGAGCTCGAACGTGAGGCAAGCTTCTTAAGGGAACAGATCAATGAGTTTGTGGACCGTATTCA CAAGGAGAAGGAGAGGTCTGATCTAATCAAGAAGGATCTTTGGGCTTCTCTGAAGCGTATGGCCTGTTGTGCTGCTGTGGTGAAAGTCATAACGCTTGTCATTCCTTATAAACTAGCGGAAGAAGATGAGGTGATGGATATGAACTAG